A stretch of Thermovirga sp. DNA encodes these proteins:
- a CDS encoding DUF2905 domain-containing protein, with product MARWLMVAGGVLLLLGLAFHFAPWLLAWFGRLPGDIRYETGRTKVFIPITSMVIVSLILTVVMNLLSRR from the coding sequence ATGGCAAGATGGCTTATGGTCGCCGGCGGCGTCCTGCTGCTGCTTGGGCTGGCCTTTCACTTCGCCCCCTGGCTCCTGGCCTGGTTCGGCAGGCTCCCCGGGGACATCCGCTACGAGACGGGGCGGACCAAGGTTTTCATACCCATAACCTCGATGGTCATTGTCAGCCTGATCCTCACGGTGGTGATGAACCTGCTCTCCAGGAGATAG
- the proC gene encoding pyrroline-5-carboxylate reductase has product MEEKEKARICVIGAGIVGGALSEALAPRYSVTATRRNFDKLNGLSEKGVRVTSDNRAAAKDADLVFLSVKPAQVVPVLKEIAETLSGKTVVSFAAAISTDILRLAAPEAHFVRAMTNIAVRIHKGFTLFYPEQDFPRERLPFLEKVLMERGEIQQVDEQYLDVLTAMSGSGPAYIFTVIEAMIYGALREGLPRNLALMAAAHTAIGASCLLLETGKHPAELRDMVLTPGGVTIDGIYELEESRIRTAFMKAIGAASARARTLSADARAQAMQDIE; this is encoded by the coding sequence ATGGAAGAGAAAGAGAAAGCCAGGATCTGCGTTATCGGCGCCGGCATCGTCGGTGGCGCACTTTCGGAGGCGCTCGCACCACGATACTCGGTGACGGCCACGCGCAGGAACTTCGACAAACTCAACGGGCTCAGCGAAAAAGGCGTCAGGGTGACCTCCGACAACAGGGCAGCCGCGAAAGACGCCGACCTGGTGTTCCTGTCGGTGAAGCCGGCGCAGGTGGTCCCGGTCCTGAAGGAGATCGCCGAGACTCTCAGCGGTAAGACCGTGGTCTCCTTCGCCGCGGCCATATCGACGGATATACTTCGGCTGGCGGCGCCGGAGGCCCATTTCGTGAGAGCCATGACGAACATAGCCGTGAGAATCCACAAGGGGTTCACCCTTTTCTACCCGGAACAAGATTTTCCCCGAGAGAGGCTTCCCTTCCTGGAAAAGGTCCTCATGGAGCGGGGAGAGATCCAGCAGGTGGATGAGCAGTACCTGGACGTCCTGACCGCCATGTCCGGTTCGGGGCCTGCCTACATCTTCACCGTGATCGAAGCCATGATCTACGGAGCTCTCAGGGAAGGGCTTCCCAGGAATCTCGCCCTGATGGCGGCTGCCCATACCGCCATAGGCGCGTCGTGCCTCCTCTTGGAAACGGGGAAACACCCCGCCGAATTGAGGGACATGGTGCTGACCCCGGGAGGGGTGACCATCGACGGCATCTACGAACTGGAGGAAAGCCGCATACGCACGGCATTCATGAAGGCTATAGGCGCGGCTTCCGCAAGAGCGCGGACCCTATCCGCCGACGCGAGGGCCCAGGCCATGCAGGATATAGAATAA